One Brassica oleracea var. oleracea cultivar TO1000 chromosome C7, BOL, whole genome shotgun sequence genomic window carries:
- the LOC106302067 gene encoding uncharacterized protein LOC106302067 isoform X1, protein MLVTFCLTRFPRPSCKPLFSTPVRPLAAGVGSSSPSFVSSCYVPVCSFSSVTGLVSGSSPTARVLWSLSKLLLYSPPCGSTTTGATYPELGLAGSDGLCRSKAPPPLLATFTYEETPPYCIATISIWSPDPSTIPISNRCLSPTLVVCLDGLGPVVFSVLVTSPAHQGSYGENPYRKNLLTSPAKPRLRPLRLPLRPSPGVYKRPLSTGFTSPIGCGEADPFSENGDGELLSNKTLIYSLLDNLWAWAWLHLVGHSSNLRGSKALSFYWIFISKFRHFRHLLISVKAHWLQNGPNRVPSLTISFLAGLDNVVFASDIEPTLCQRQ, encoded by the exons ATGTTGGTAACATTCTGTCTGACCCGATTTCCGAGGCCCAGCTGCAAACCGCTTTTCTCGACGCCGGTAAGGCCTTTGGCCGCCGGCGTCGGGTCCTCCTCCCCGTCCTTTGTTTCATCATGCTATGTTCCTGTCTGCTCGTTCTCTTCAGTTACTGGTCTCGTCTCAGGATCGTCTCCTACGGCTCGTGTTCTTTGGTCCCTTTCGAAGCTCCTC CTCTACTCACCGCC CTGTGGAAGCACAACCACCGGAGCTACATATCCCGAGCTTGGGCTCGCCGGATCTGACGGTTTGTGTAGATCTAAAGCGCCTCCACCACTCCTCGCCACCTTCACCTATGAAGAGACTCCACCGTACTGCATTGCAACAATTTCAATTTGGAGTCCAGATCCGTCCACCATCCCCATCTCCAACCGCTGTCTCTCACCAACCCTCGTCGTTTGCCTTGATGGTCTTGGTCCCGTCGTGTTTTCTGTCTTAGTGACATCACCGGCTCACCAAGGATCCTACGGAGAAAACCCTTACAGAAAAAATCTATTGACTTCTCCGGCAAAGCCAAGGCTCCGCCCACTGCGACTTCCCTTACGTCCTTCCCCTGGAGTTTACAAGAGACCTCTGTCAACAGGATTTACGAGTCCCATCGGATGTGGAGAGGCTGATCCGTTTTCAGAGAACGGCGACGGCGAACTACTCTCCAACAAAACCCTAATCTACAGTCTGTTGGATAATTTATGGGCTTGGGCTTGGTTACATCTCGTGGGCCACAGTTCTAATTTGAGAGGCTCTAAAGCCCTAAGTTTCTACTGGATCTTCATCTCTAAATTTAGGCATTTCAGGCATTTATTGATTTCTGTCAAAGCGCATTGGCTCCAGAACGGTCCAAACAGAGTTCCCTCACTAACTATCAGCTTCCTTGCCGGCCTTGATAATGTTGTGTTTGCATCTGACATCGAGCCAACAC
- the LOC106307009 gene encoding probable mediator of RNA polymerase II transcription subunit 15c isoform X1: MEGNSNWKPNQPGGDSLASNNANDWRSQLPPDMRKKVILAIVEKVKIYCPTRHPNDIKNTAFSFEGKIYAAATDKDDYMRTIKGNIMNFDRKFRMQSGSSVNGTNTPAPAAQALNQVQSVPTSLPYTQTPTSQQWLPQNNNNIQRNLNIFESSGLPNQVSSAAQNLNIQMGEGVHSNLLPGSQRQVHGREQHLPQQPQSSNYFQNQMDQQLLKEEVQPSYMQQQHHQPTLLKQPIQQSVPQPSALSSLPPSGQQNSQFLSRQNQFPTQRVHSSHHQQQMHVPSQEQKRQEREQLTSHLMNGQDTQQNHLTSQQNNGEQQRAFRVSSSQQNNIASFQERPQQNNNIQNLHQQQRLYSHSNNASALPSQQQQYNVHVSSSLGAQGQEVGQSQQMIHQKYQPQHTMHQTQNRISQQPLDDTQRFQASGSLLQTQQNQPYQLQRTSPANTSTSQDSTGQTVNESGGGDWQEETYQKIKALKEKYILVVSALFQKLSNKLREIDAHPQQKIQHGHMEKLRATKATLKLVLVFLNVPRNAITESHREKFSIYEEQLLRFVKHNQTVTRRPMQQQQQVHLPPPQTHQTPLQSQSGHQVFHVPQSSTVSNLTTSHTAMPHSSQTRPTMEPKEETNIMTLPASNPQPSMFQQKQFHHLPMQQRQQQQPQTNHQQLHMPKIEMNDVRMSQRVNHKAGLRQRHLAKPLSSPQLVDQQILPPTFNKNGTSSQSGGSPFVAPSFAPSPNLGDPENPISVESPSSHDYQLQPAAQEQPQEPHAERPIDRLIKAFQSSSPESLAQSISEMSSVISLTDRLAGSVQSIGGSRARVPQDLSERTRLRLQRGETNPTNKRFKRSITTQSIDITSETESYKQFSSLESEVDSTASSGSKANKIEPGLALLQEIMEVNGRLVETMVSICSEDVGPSEVTTGTIVMCSYAPVALCDTFQALYKSGHVSQIQPLRLLVPDNYPHSPILIENIPFDSSVNKHEDLSARTRSRFGLSMKEFSEPMSLTAIAQAWDACARATMAEYAERHGEGTFSSKYGHWEPVLRAS, translated from the exons ATGGAGGGGAATTCTAACTGGAAGCCTAACCAACCAGGCGGAGACTCGCTTGCGAGTAACAATGCCAATGATTGGAGATCACAGCTTCCGCCTGATATGAGGAAGAAGGTTATTTTAGCAAT AGTGGAAAAGGTGAAGATATATTGTCCTACACGCCACCCAAATGACATTAAAAATACTGCCTTCTCATTTGAGGGAAAGATCTATGCAGCGGCTACAGATAAG GATGATTACATGCGGACAATTAAGGGAAACATAATGAATTTCGACAGAAAATTCAGAATGCAGTCTGGTTCATCAGTCAATGGAACTAATACTCCAGCTCCAG CAGCTCAAGCTCTGAATCAAGTGCAATCAGTTCCCACCTCGTTGCCATATACACAGACTCCAACAAGCCAACAGTGGTTACCTCAAAACAACAACAACATCCAGAGAAATCTCAACATTTTTGAGTCTTCTGGTTTGCCTAATCAGGTCTCTTCTGCGGCTCAGAACCTAAACATTCAAATGGGTGAAGGAGTTCATTCGAATCTTCTTCCCGGTTCTCAAAGACAGGTTCATGGAAGGGAACAGCATCTTCCTCAGCAGCCACAGAGTTCCAACTACTTCCAGAATCAAATGGATCAACAGCTCTTGAAAGAGGAAGTACAACCTTCATACATGCAGCAACAGCATCACCAGCCAACTCTGTTAAAACAACCTATTCAGCAGTCCGTTCCTCAACCTTCCGCTCTTTCTAGTCTACCACCATCAGGCCAACAAAACTCTCAGTTCTTGTCAAGACAAAATCAGTTTCCGACCCAGCGGGTCCATTCTAGTCACCATCAACAGCAGATGCATGTGCCATCTCAGGAACAGAAACGACAAGAACGAGAGCAACTCACTAGCCACCTGATGAATGGTCAAGACACGCAGCAGAATCATCTAACATCTCAACAAAACAATGGAGAGCAACAAAGAGCTTTTAGAGTATCTTCATCCCAGCAGAACAATATTGCTAGCTTTCAAGAAAGGCCACAACAGAATAACAACATCCAAAACCTGCACCAGCAACAACGCCTTTATTCTCACAGTAATAATGCTTCAGCCTTGCCCTCACAACAGCAGCAATATAATGTGCATGTATCAAGTTCTTTGGGGGCTCAAGGCCAAGAGGTGGGACAATCTCAACAAATGATACACCAAAAATACCAACCACAACATACTATGCACCAAACTCAAAACAGAATCTCACAGCAACCTTTAGATGATACACAAAGGTTTCAAGCATCAGGTTCTTTGCTCCAGACCCAACAGAATCAGCCATATCAATTACAGAGAACCTCTCCAGCAAACACATCTA CATCTCAAGATTCTACAGGCCAGACGGTAAATGAGAGTGGTGGTGGTGACTGGCAGGAGGAGACCTATCAGAAG ATAAAAGCCCTCAAGGAGAAGTATATACTTGTAGTTAGTGCACTGTTCCAAAAATTATCTAATAAATTGCGAGAG ATTGATGCTCATCCTCAACAAAAAATCCAACATGGCCATATGGAAAAGCTAAGGGCGACCAAAGCAACGTTGAAACTAGTTCTTGTGTTCTTAAATGTCCCCAGGAATGCTATTACAGAGAGTCACAGAGAAAAGTTTAGTATCTATGAGGAACAGTTATTGAGGTTCGTTAAGCATAACCAGACCGTGACTAGGAGGCCAATGCAGCAGCAACAACAAGTGCATCTCCCTCCTCCTCAGACACATCAAACACCATTACAATCCCAAAGTGGTCATCAAGTCTTCCATGTGCCGCAGTCGTCTACAGTATCTAACCTTACCACCTCACATACAGCAATGCCTCATTCGTCGCAGACAAGGCCTACGATGGAACCAAAAGAGGAGACCAACATTATGACGTTACCTGCAAGTAATCCTCAGCCTAGTATGTTTCAGCAGAAGCAGTTTCATCATCTCCCTATGCAACAAAGGCAGCAGCAACAACCACAAACGAACCATCAGCAGCTTCATATGCCTAAAATTGAGATGAATGATGTGAGGATGAGTCAAAGGGTCAACCACAAAGCTGGTTTGCGTCAGCGCCACCTTGCAAAGCCACTATCTTCTCCTCAGTTGGTGGACCAGCAGATTCTTCCCCCAACATTCAACAAAAATGGAACCTCATCACAGTCTGGTGGCTCTCCCTTTGTTGCACCTTCCTTTGCTCCATCTCCAAATCTTGGTGATCCTGAAAACCCTATATCCGTTGAGTCACCTTCCTCACATGATTACCAACTCCAACCAGCAGCTCAGGAGCAACCTCAGGAGCCACACGCAGAACGGCCTATTGATCGTCTGATAAAAGCT TTTCAATCATCATCACCGGAGTCCTTGGCACAGTCGATTAGTGAGATGAGCTCTGTCATCAGTTTGACAGATAGGCTTGCTGGTTCTGTCCAGTCCATCGGAGGATCTAGAGCTCGTGTACCTCAGGATTTGAGTGAGAGGACAAGGTTGCGTTTGCAACGAGGAGAAACCAATCCTACTAATAAGAGATTCAAGCGGTCAATCACCACTCAGTCTATAGATATCACATCAGAAACTGAAAGCTACAAACAGTTCAGTAGCTTGGAGTCTGAAGTTGACTCCACTGCATCATCTGGCTCAAAAGCTAACAAGATTGAG CCTGGCTTGGCCCTCTTGCAAGAGATCATGGAAGTAAATGGGAGACTTGTAGAGACAATGGTAAGCATATGCAGTGAAGATGTTGGTCCAAGTGAAGTTACTACAGGAACAATAGTCATGTGTTCTTATGCCCCTGTGGCTCTCTGTGACACATTCCAAGCTCTTTACAAGTCAGGACATGTA TCACAGATTCAGCCGTTACGCTTACTAGTTCCTGACAACTACCCACATTCACCAATTCTTATTGAAAACATCCCCTTTGACTCTAG TGTAAACAAACATGAGGATTTGTCCGCGAGAACAAGATCAAGGTTTGGTTTGTCTATGAAGGAGTTTTCAGAACCGATGTCTTTAACTGCAATAGCTCAAGCTTGGGATGCTTGTGCGAGAGCGACGATGGCCGAGTACGCTGAGAGGCATGGTGAAGGCACTTTCAGCTCCAAGTATGGTCATTGGGAACCTGTTTTGAGAGCTTCATGA
- the LOC106307009 gene encoding probable mediator of RNA polymerase II transcription subunit 15c isoform X2, which produces MEGNSNWKPNQPGGDSLASNNANDWRSQLPPDMRKKVILAIVEKVKIYCPTRHPNDIKNTAFSFEGKIYAAATDKDDYMRTIKGNIMNFDRKFRMQSGSSVNGTNTPAPAQALNQVQSVPTSLPYTQTPTSQQWLPQNNNNIQRNLNIFESSGLPNQVSSAAQNLNIQMGEGVHSNLLPGSQRQVHGREQHLPQQPQSSNYFQNQMDQQLLKEEVQPSYMQQQHHQPTLLKQPIQQSVPQPSALSSLPPSGQQNSQFLSRQNQFPTQRVHSSHHQQQMHVPSQEQKRQEREQLTSHLMNGQDTQQNHLTSQQNNGEQQRAFRVSSSQQNNIASFQERPQQNNNIQNLHQQQRLYSHSNNASALPSQQQQYNVHVSSSLGAQGQEVGQSQQMIHQKYQPQHTMHQTQNRISQQPLDDTQRFQASGSLLQTQQNQPYQLQRTSPANTSTSQDSTGQTVNESGGGDWQEETYQKIKALKEKYILVVSALFQKLSNKLREIDAHPQQKIQHGHMEKLRATKATLKLVLVFLNVPRNAITESHREKFSIYEEQLLRFVKHNQTVTRRPMQQQQQVHLPPPQTHQTPLQSQSGHQVFHVPQSSTVSNLTTSHTAMPHSSQTRPTMEPKEETNIMTLPASNPQPSMFQQKQFHHLPMQQRQQQQPQTNHQQLHMPKIEMNDVRMSQRVNHKAGLRQRHLAKPLSSPQLVDQQILPPTFNKNGTSSQSGGSPFVAPSFAPSPNLGDPENPISVESPSSHDYQLQPAAQEQPQEPHAERPIDRLIKAFQSSSPESLAQSISEMSSVISLTDRLAGSVQSIGGSRARVPQDLSERTRLRLQRGETNPTNKRFKRSITTQSIDITSETESYKQFSSLESEVDSTASSGSKANKIEPGLALLQEIMEVNGRLVETMVSICSEDVGPSEVTTGTIVMCSYAPVALCDTFQALYKSGHVSQIQPLRLLVPDNYPHSPILIENIPFDSSVNKHEDLSARTRSRFGLSMKEFSEPMSLTAIAQAWDACARATMAEYAERHGEGTFSSKYGHWEPVLRAS; this is translated from the exons ATGGAGGGGAATTCTAACTGGAAGCCTAACCAACCAGGCGGAGACTCGCTTGCGAGTAACAATGCCAATGATTGGAGATCACAGCTTCCGCCTGATATGAGGAAGAAGGTTATTTTAGCAAT AGTGGAAAAGGTGAAGATATATTGTCCTACACGCCACCCAAATGACATTAAAAATACTGCCTTCTCATTTGAGGGAAAGATCTATGCAGCGGCTACAGATAAG GATGATTACATGCGGACAATTAAGGGAAACATAATGAATTTCGACAGAAAATTCAGAATGCAGTCTGGTTCATCAGTCAATGGAACTAATACTCCAGCTCCAG CTCAAGCTCTGAATCAAGTGCAATCAGTTCCCACCTCGTTGCCATATACACAGACTCCAACAAGCCAACAGTGGTTACCTCAAAACAACAACAACATCCAGAGAAATCTCAACATTTTTGAGTCTTCTGGTTTGCCTAATCAGGTCTCTTCTGCGGCTCAGAACCTAAACATTCAAATGGGTGAAGGAGTTCATTCGAATCTTCTTCCCGGTTCTCAAAGACAGGTTCATGGAAGGGAACAGCATCTTCCTCAGCAGCCACAGAGTTCCAACTACTTCCAGAATCAAATGGATCAACAGCTCTTGAAAGAGGAAGTACAACCTTCATACATGCAGCAACAGCATCACCAGCCAACTCTGTTAAAACAACCTATTCAGCAGTCCGTTCCTCAACCTTCCGCTCTTTCTAGTCTACCACCATCAGGCCAACAAAACTCTCAGTTCTTGTCAAGACAAAATCAGTTTCCGACCCAGCGGGTCCATTCTAGTCACCATCAACAGCAGATGCATGTGCCATCTCAGGAACAGAAACGACAAGAACGAGAGCAACTCACTAGCCACCTGATGAATGGTCAAGACACGCAGCAGAATCATCTAACATCTCAACAAAACAATGGAGAGCAACAAAGAGCTTTTAGAGTATCTTCATCCCAGCAGAACAATATTGCTAGCTTTCAAGAAAGGCCACAACAGAATAACAACATCCAAAACCTGCACCAGCAACAACGCCTTTATTCTCACAGTAATAATGCTTCAGCCTTGCCCTCACAACAGCAGCAATATAATGTGCATGTATCAAGTTCTTTGGGGGCTCAAGGCCAAGAGGTGGGACAATCTCAACAAATGATACACCAAAAATACCAACCACAACATACTATGCACCAAACTCAAAACAGAATCTCACAGCAACCTTTAGATGATACACAAAGGTTTCAAGCATCAGGTTCTTTGCTCCAGACCCAACAGAATCAGCCATATCAATTACAGAGAACCTCTCCAGCAAACACATCTA CATCTCAAGATTCTACAGGCCAGACGGTAAATGAGAGTGGTGGTGGTGACTGGCAGGAGGAGACCTATCAGAAG ATAAAAGCCCTCAAGGAGAAGTATATACTTGTAGTTAGTGCACTGTTCCAAAAATTATCTAATAAATTGCGAGAG ATTGATGCTCATCCTCAACAAAAAATCCAACATGGCCATATGGAAAAGCTAAGGGCGACCAAAGCAACGTTGAAACTAGTTCTTGTGTTCTTAAATGTCCCCAGGAATGCTATTACAGAGAGTCACAGAGAAAAGTTTAGTATCTATGAGGAACAGTTATTGAGGTTCGTTAAGCATAACCAGACCGTGACTAGGAGGCCAATGCAGCAGCAACAACAAGTGCATCTCCCTCCTCCTCAGACACATCAAACACCATTACAATCCCAAAGTGGTCATCAAGTCTTCCATGTGCCGCAGTCGTCTACAGTATCTAACCTTACCACCTCACATACAGCAATGCCTCATTCGTCGCAGACAAGGCCTACGATGGAACCAAAAGAGGAGACCAACATTATGACGTTACCTGCAAGTAATCCTCAGCCTAGTATGTTTCAGCAGAAGCAGTTTCATCATCTCCCTATGCAACAAAGGCAGCAGCAACAACCACAAACGAACCATCAGCAGCTTCATATGCCTAAAATTGAGATGAATGATGTGAGGATGAGTCAAAGGGTCAACCACAAAGCTGGTTTGCGTCAGCGCCACCTTGCAAAGCCACTATCTTCTCCTCAGTTGGTGGACCAGCAGATTCTTCCCCCAACATTCAACAAAAATGGAACCTCATCACAGTCTGGTGGCTCTCCCTTTGTTGCACCTTCCTTTGCTCCATCTCCAAATCTTGGTGATCCTGAAAACCCTATATCCGTTGAGTCACCTTCCTCACATGATTACCAACTCCAACCAGCAGCTCAGGAGCAACCTCAGGAGCCACACGCAGAACGGCCTATTGATCGTCTGATAAAAGCT TTTCAATCATCATCACCGGAGTCCTTGGCACAGTCGATTAGTGAGATGAGCTCTGTCATCAGTTTGACAGATAGGCTTGCTGGTTCTGTCCAGTCCATCGGAGGATCTAGAGCTCGTGTACCTCAGGATTTGAGTGAGAGGACAAGGTTGCGTTTGCAACGAGGAGAAACCAATCCTACTAATAAGAGATTCAAGCGGTCAATCACCACTCAGTCTATAGATATCACATCAGAAACTGAAAGCTACAAACAGTTCAGTAGCTTGGAGTCTGAAGTTGACTCCACTGCATCATCTGGCTCAAAAGCTAACAAGATTGAG CCTGGCTTGGCCCTCTTGCAAGAGATCATGGAAGTAAATGGGAGACTTGTAGAGACAATGGTAAGCATATGCAGTGAAGATGTTGGTCCAAGTGAAGTTACTACAGGAACAATAGTCATGTGTTCTTATGCCCCTGTGGCTCTCTGTGACACATTCCAAGCTCTTTACAAGTCAGGACATGTA TCACAGATTCAGCCGTTACGCTTACTAGTTCCTGACAACTACCCACATTCACCAATTCTTATTGAAAACATCCCCTTTGACTCTAG TGTAAACAAACATGAGGATTTGTCCGCGAGAACAAGATCAAGGTTTGGTTTGTCTATGAAGGAGTTTTCAGAACCGATGTCTTTAACTGCAATAGCTCAAGCTTGGGATGCTTGTGCGAGAGCGACGATGGCCGAGTACGCTGAGAGGCATGGTGAAGGCACTTTCAGCTCCAAGTATGGTCATTGGGAACCTGTTTTGAGAGCTTCATGA
- the LOC106305163 gene encoding uncharacterized protein LOC106305163, whose translation MGRWVRPEVYPLLGAMGFVTSMVVFQLTRNALLNPDCRISKENRKMGILENEDEGEKYAQHNLRKYLRTRPPQVMPSLNRFFSEEDN comes from the exons ATGGGGCGTTGGGTGAGACCTGAG GTGTACCCTCTTCTCGGAGCAATGGGATTTGTAACATCTATGGTTGTGTTTCAACTCACAAGGAATGCATTATTAAACCCTGATTGCAG GATAAGTAAAGAGAACAGAAAAATGGGAATTCTGGAAAATGAAGATGAAGGAGAAAAATATGCACAACACAATCTTCGCAAGTATTTGAGGACCCGTCCACCTCAAGTTATGCCTTCTCTCAACCGTTTCTTCTCTGAAGAGGACAACTAA
- the LOC106302067 gene encoding uncharacterized protein LOC106302067 isoform X2 translates to MLCSCLLVLFSYWSRLRIVSYGSCSLVPFEAPHTRSVRLLVTVKSRLGSQTEAPLLTAIIVLPTLILGAAPPCGSTTTGATYPELGLAGSDGLCRSKAPPPLLATFTYEETPPYCIATISIWSPDPSTIPISNRCLSPTLVVCLDGLGPVVFSVLVTSPAHQGSYGENPYRKNLLTSPAKPRLRPLRLPLRPSPGVYKRPLSTGFTSPIGCGEADPFSENGDGELLSNKTLIYSLLDNLWAWAWLHLVGHSSNLRGSKALSFYWIFISKFRHFRHLLISVKAHWLQNGPNRVPSLTISFLAGLDNVVFASDIEPTLCQRQ, encoded by the coding sequence ATGCTATGTTCCTGTCTGCTCGTTCTCTTCAGTTACTGGTCTCGTCTCAGGATCGTCTCCTACGGCTCGTGTTCTTTGGTCCCTTTCGAAGCTCCTCACACCAGATCTGTTCGCCTCCTTGTAACTGTGAAGTCAAGGCTTGGGTCTCAGACGGAAGCTCCTCTACTCACCGCCATCATCGTCCTTCCTACTCTAATCCTCGGCGCCGCTCCTCCCTGTGGAAGCACAACCACCGGAGCTACATATCCCGAGCTTGGGCTCGCCGGATCTGACGGTTTGTGTAGATCTAAAGCGCCTCCACCACTCCTCGCCACCTTCACCTATGAAGAGACTCCACCGTACTGCATTGCAACAATTTCAATTTGGAGTCCAGATCCGTCCACCATCCCCATCTCCAACCGCTGTCTCTCACCAACCCTCGTCGTTTGCCTTGATGGTCTTGGTCCCGTCGTGTTTTCTGTCTTAGTGACATCACCGGCTCACCAAGGATCCTACGGAGAAAACCCTTACAGAAAAAATCTATTGACTTCTCCGGCAAAGCCAAGGCTCCGCCCACTGCGACTTCCCTTACGTCCTTCCCCTGGAGTTTACAAGAGACCTCTGTCAACAGGATTTACGAGTCCCATCGGATGTGGAGAGGCTGATCCGTTTTCAGAGAACGGCGACGGCGAACTACTCTCCAACAAAACCCTAATCTACAGTCTGTTGGATAATTTATGGGCTTGGGCTTGGTTACATCTCGTGGGCCACAGTTCTAATTTGAGAGGCTCTAAAGCCCTAAGTTTCTACTGGATCTTCATCTCTAAATTTAGGCATTTCAGGCATTTATTGATTTCTGTCAAAGCGCATTGGCTCCAGAACGGTCCAAACAGAGTTCCCTCACTAACTATCAGCTTCCTTGCCGGCCTTGATAATGTTGTGTTTGCATCTGACATCGAGCCAACAC